One segment of Pseudobythopirellula maris DNA contains the following:
- a CDS encoding GGDEF domain-containing protein codes for MDIAPHATGALLLINLLFASIALAIGFAAGGWFFSGRDNNADRKQSGDLDSEEQEAKIGIERTILASQRLCDLATSIVTDVGEHSDSMSRISAGLDAMRTGQDDASVEAVVGVVEQIAEANSQLQERLEKAEQQIQAQAAEIAIHESEARTDSLTKINNRRAFDDELGRRMAEWQRKSTPFSLLIMDVDHFKRFNDTHGHQAGDEVLRKVAATIEACAREMDVACRYGGEEFAVVMPATAGRDACKLAERIRTSIEKLSITFEGKALSVTMSLGVAQACDADDTCRIIRRADEALYASKSAGRNATHIHDKSQCAPVTPGIKQPESGKKPAAEEDIPKAPTTVLDKLPNRTMLAEELRRCVPSALKKDQPLSMVGVELRDYKELSNEYGTAIARLTLDSVAQFLTGAFENGSFLAKLQEGQFAAMLTGSSEAEARLAGQRIAEALSKCSIPLGDGELKLETNISITCLEDHDTPFTLLARTEKSLTHSHGEMAITT; via the coding sequence ATGGACATTGCTCCCCACGCCACAGGCGCCCTGCTGCTGATCAACCTGCTGTTTGCTTCGATCGCGCTGGCGATAGGCTTCGCGGCGGGGGGATGGTTCTTCTCGGGTCGCGATAACAACGCCGATAGAAAGCAGTCGGGCGATCTCGACAGCGAAGAGCAAGAAGCGAAGATCGGCATCGAGCGAACCATCCTCGCCTCGCAGCGGTTGTGCGACTTGGCCACGTCGATCGTCACCGACGTCGGCGAGCACAGCGACAGCATGTCGCGCATCAGCGCGGGACTCGACGCGATGCGCACCGGCCAAGACGACGCCTCGGTCGAGGCCGTGGTTGGCGTGGTGGAACAAATCGCCGAAGCGAATTCGCAGCTGCAGGAACGGCTCGAGAAGGCGGAGCAGCAGATCCAGGCCCAGGCCGCTGAGATCGCCATCCACGAATCGGAAGCCCGCACCGACTCGCTCACCAAGATCAACAACCGCCGCGCCTTCGACGACGAATTGGGCCGTCGGATGGCCGAGTGGCAGCGCAAGTCGACCCCCTTCTCGCTGCTGATCATGGACGTCGACCACTTCAAGCGATTCAACGACACCCACGGCCACCAGGCCGGCGACGAGGTGCTCCGCAAGGTGGCGGCGACCATCGAGGCCTGCGCCCGCGAGATGGACGTGGCCTGCCGCTATGGCGGCGAAGAGTTCGCCGTGGTCATGCCCGCCACGGCCGGACGCGACGCCTGCAAGCTGGCCGAACGCATCCGCACGTCGATCGAGAAGCTCTCGATCACGTTCGAGGGCAAAGCCCTCAGCGTAACAATGAGCCTGGGCGTCGCGCAAGCTTGCGACGCCGACGACACCTGCCGCATCATACGCCGCGCAGACGAAGCGCTGTACGCGTCCAAGTCAGCCGGCCGCAACGCCACCCACATCCACGACAAGTCGCAGTGCGCGCCCGTCACTCCGGGAATCAAGCAGCCCGAGAGCGGCAAAAAACCCGCCGCCGAAGAGGACATCCCCAAGGCGCCCACCACGGTGCTCGACAAACTGCCCAACCGCACCATGCTCGCCGAAGAGCTCCGCCGCTGCGTGCCCTCGGCGCTCAAGAAAGACCAACCGCTCTCGATGGTCGGCGTCGAATTGCGGGATTACAAGGAGCTGAGCAACGAATACGGGACCGCCATCGCCCGCCTCACACTCGACTCGGTCGCCCAGTTCCTCACCGGGGCATTCGAAAACGGGAGCTTCCTAGCAAAGCTCCAAGAGGGGCAATTCGCGGCGATGCTCACCGGCTCCAGCGAGGCCGAAGCCCGCCTCGCCGGCCAGCGCATCGCCGAGGCGCTCTCGAAATGCTCTATCCCGCTTGGCGACGGCGAGCTGAAACTCGAGACCAACATCTCGATCACCTGCTTAGAGGATCACGACACGCCGTTCACGCTTCTCGCCCGCACCGAGAAGTCCCTCACGCACTCGCACGGCGAGATGGCGATCACCACCTGA
- a CDS encoding hybrid sensor histidine kinase/response regulator, translated as MSSPQQSDLGQPPSPPGAASSRFEAVEPRLRRAAEGLGDGLWDWDVETDEVWYSSGFSRLLGCEPGLMPPKFSAWSSRLHPADAEASFLLIDQHVSDATAFDLRVRLRLESGEYRWFRLRGLPVADSAGSVRFVSGGLTDLQEQTLLERRLEDSERRFLQRQRMDAIDSLAGGIAHEFNNVLQAVRGYVAFAMEEVEPGTQPHLDLEQSLVATDRAAALTRKLLAYTREPEFLGRSFDVGDVLNELLDLLRPVIGENIDLRTRWPSQELPVVGEQVALRQALLNLCVNARDSMPEGGELLVRAEPFRVYETRTDTAAELPAGEYCRIWVTDSGVGVPRELRDSIFDPFFTTKKVGHGAGLGLAVVRGVVDRFGGAIHVHSEPGVGASFCLILPVHKGQAMNDPCVAAAGLSGTVLWIEDEPLVREVGRRMLEAAGLDVIAVRDGEAGLEALADHANEIDLVVSDVVLPGVSGARLLEETRRIRHGLPFVFCTGYDPMSAHGRKLLDLGAEVIAKPFDRDALLEVVAAQLPARAAVAID; from the coding sequence ATGTCGAGCCCACAGCAATCCGACCTCGGCCAGCCGCCATCGCCCCCCGGCGCAGCTTCCAGTCGATTTGAGGCTGTGGAACCGCGTTTACGTCGCGCAGCGGAGGGACTGGGTGACGGGCTATGGGATTGGGACGTCGAGACGGACGAGGTTTGGTACTCGTCTGGCTTTTCACGCCTGCTCGGCTGCGAGCCCGGGCTCATGCCGCCCAAGTTTTCAGCCTGGAGTTCGCGGTTGCACCCGGCCGATGCCGAGGCGTCTTTTTTGCTGATCGATCAGCACGTAAGCGACGCGACGGCGTTTGACCTGCGAGTCCGCCTGCGTCTGGAGAGTGGTGAATACCGCTGGTTTCGGCTGCGTGGGCTCCCTGTCGCAGACAGCGCGGGGTCCGTCCGTTTCGTTTCGGGGGGGCTAACGGACTTGCAGGAGCAGACGCTTTTAGAGCGTCGGCTGGAGGACAGCGAGCGGCGGTTTCTGCAGCGTCAGCGGATGGACGCGATCGACTCGCTCGCCGGTGGGATCGCCCACGAATTCAACAACGTGCTGCAGGCCGTCCGGGGTTATGTGGCGTTCGCCATGGAGGAGGTCGAGCCCGGCACGCAGCCGCACCTGGATCTCGAGCAGTCCCTCGTCGCAACCGACCGGGCCGCCGCATTGACCCGCAAGCTGTTGGCTTACACCCGAGAGCCGGAGTTTCTTGGGCGGAGCTTCGATGTCGGCGACGTGCTCAACGAATTGCTCGACCTGCTGAGGCCGGTCATCGGCGAGAACATCGATCTGCGGACCAGGTGGCCCTCGCAAGAGCTGCCTGTTGTTGGCGAGCAGGTCGCTTTGCGGCAAGCGTTGCTGAACCTGTGCGTCAACGCACGAGACTCCATGCCCGAGGGCGGCGAGCTCCTGGTTCGCGCCGAGCCGTTCAGGGTCTACGAAACCCGCACCGACACCGCCGCCGAGCTTCCGGCGGGCGAGTACTGTCGGATCTGGGTGACCGATTCGGGCGTCGGCGTGCCGCGGGAACTACGCGATTCGATCTTCGACCCCTTCTTCACCACCAAGAAGGTCGGGCACGGGGCGGGGCTCGGGCTTGCGGTAGTGCGCGGGGTCGTGGATCGCTTCGGCGGGGCGATTCATGTGCATTCCGAGCCGGGCGTGGGCGCTTCTTTTTGTTTGATACTTCCCGTTCATAAGGGGCAAGCGATGAACGACCCTTGCGTCGCAGCGGCAGGGTTGAGCGGCACGGTCTTGTGGATCGAAGACGAGCCCCTGGTGCGTGAGGTTGGCCGCAGGATGCTCGAAGCGGCCGGTCTCGACGTGATCGCCGTCAGGGACGGCGAAGCCGGGCTCGAGGCCTTGGCCGACCACGCCAACGAGATCGATCTGGTGGTTTCCGACGTCGTTCTGCCGGGCGTCAGCGGGGCCCGGCTGCTCGAGGAAACGCGTCGTATTCGGCACGGTCTCCCCTTTGTCTTCTGCACCGGCTACGACCCGATGTCGGCGCATGGCCGCAAGTTGCTCGATCTAGGCGCCGAGGTGATCGCCAAGCCATTTGACCGCGACGCCTTGCTGGAGGTGGTGGCCGCGCAGCTGCCAGCGAGGGCGGCCGTCGCGATCGACTGA
- a CDS encoding response regulator, whose protein sequence is MGLTRRTLVVDDEPQVRELTSRALSRCGFVCDQAEDGQQALEMFDARPYDAVVTDLRMPRLHGHALCMELLDRPRRPKILVLTALAEARLVHDMMSRGVDDVFHKPVRYDVLAMKLAAMFDRENAGYRPGADGEDEFLAALRKVELSLLELSDFFQDRLEPAFSNADDLSDPPAAVKSFIDRLREADEESDGKLLVPSDTGHTRHLERVACYTTAVAVPVSRNFVPCDEAFKVAVRDVSEGGVRLLHTRVTNAEFLALSWEATAVLSKQIRVVAKVTRCRPLSPFYDLGGQFVTTE, encoded by the coding sequence ATGGGGTTAACTCGCAGAACTCTTGTTGTCGACGACGAACCGCAGGTTCGTGAGCTGACGTCGCGCGCGCTCAGCAGGTGCGGCTTTGTGTGCGATCAGGCGGAAGACGGGCAGCAAGCGCTCGAGATGTTCGACGCACGCCCCTACGACGCGGTGGTGACCGACCTGCGGATGCCCCGCCTCCATGGCCACGCCTTGTGCATGGAGCTGCTCGATCGCCCCCGGCGTCCAAAGATCTTGGTGCTCACCGCGTTGGCCGAAGCCCGTTTGGTCCACGACATGATGAGCCGGGGCGTGGACGACGTTTTCCACAAGCCGGTGCGCTACGACGTCTTGGCGATGAAGCTCGCGGCGATGTTCGACCGCGAAAACGCCGGCTACAGGCCGGGCGCCGACGGCGAGGACGAATTCCTGGCCGCTTTGCGCAAGGTCGAGCTGTCGTTGCTCGAACTGAGCGACTTCTTCCAGGACCGTCTTGAGCCGGCGTTCAGCAACGCCGACGATCTATCCGATCCCCCGGCCGCGGTGAAGTCGTTCATCGATCGGCTCCGCGAGGCCGACGAAGAAAGCGACGGCAAGCTGCTCGTTCCGAGCGACACGGGCCATACCCGGCACCTGGAGCGGGTCGCCTGCTACACGACCGCGGTCGCCGTGCCGGTCTCGCGCAACTTTGTGCCGTGCGACGAGGCCTTCAAGGTCGCCGTGCGCGACGTTTCCGAAGGCGGCGTCCGGTTGCTGCACACCCGGGTGACCAACGCCGAGTTCCTGGCGCTCAGCTGGGAGGCCACCGCGGTGCTCTCCAAGCAGATCCGGGTCGTGGCGAAGGTCACTCGCTGCCGGCCGCTCAGCCCGTTCTACGACCTTGGCGGCCAGTTCGTCACGACCGAGTGA
- a CDS encoding FdhF/YdeP family oxidoreductase — protein sequence MRKVTTGGGWPAIRYSLKKARQAGGMWRFFQAMRSRNACKTCALGMGGQRGGMVNEAGRWPEVCKKSMQAMVADMQGAITPEFWRSYSVEQLRGLSPRDLENCGRLVNPVVYEAGQGEAGRDETGQGGGGHYRPISWDEAYERIAAKLRATAPDESFWYFSGRSGNEAGFLLQLFARVYGTNNVNNCSYYCHQASGVGLTSVTGSGTATITLEDLDSSDLIFLIGGNPASNHPRLMTTLKDLRRRGGDVIVVNTIRETGLVNFSVPSDPRSLLFGSKIASQYVRPHIGGDLALLTGVAKRLLERGEHAEAFLGENCKGWPELRDRLSATTWEEILSRSGAERSAIDEMADRYARAKRVVFAWTMGITHHAHGVENVQAIANLALMRGMVGKPGAGLMPIRGHSNVQGIGSVGVTPRLKEAVFERLESHFGLELPTTEGRDTMACIEGAAAGELKMGFCLGGNLYGSNPDSAYAAKALQNLDTAVYLSTTLNTGHAHGTARETIILPVLARDEEPQATTQESMFNFVRLSDGGPRRLEGPRSEVEVIAQIAEAALRDRPKGDAAPIDWASMRDTGRIREAIAAIVPGYERIAEIGRTKQEFQIAGRTFHEPRFATATGKAQLHTHALPELAGRGDGEIRLMTIRSEGQFNTVVYEEHDLYRNVPSRDVVLLHPQDIERLGLKGGDRVTVRGPAGALGAVRVHPFEEIRPGNGAMYYPEANALVGRGVDPSSKTPAFKCVVVTVTPELAIV from the coding sequence ATGCGCAAAGTCACGACCGGCGGCGGCTGGCCCGCGATCCGCTACTCGCTCAAGAAGGCCCGCCAGGCGGGTGGGATGTGGCGGTTCTTCCAGGCGATGCGCAGCCGCAACGCCTGCAAGACCTGCGCGCTCGGCATGGGGGGCCAGCGGGGCGGCATGGTCAACGAGGCGGGCCGCTGGCCCGAGGTCTGCAAGAAGTCGATGCAGGCGATGGTCGCCGACATGCAGGGCGCCATCACCCCGGAGTTCTGGCGCAGCTACTCCGTCGAGCAGTTGCGGGGGCTCTCGCCACGCGATCTGGAGAACTGCGGACGGTTGGTCAACCCCGTCGTGTACGAAGCGGGTCAGGGGGAGGCAGGGCGGGATGAAACAGGGCAGGGGGGCGGCGGGCATTACCGGCCGATCTCGTGGGACGAAGCGTACGAGCGGATCGCGGCGAAGCTGCGAGCCACGGCGCCCGACGAGTCGTTCTGGTACTTCAGCGGTCGCAGCGGCAACGAGGCGGGCTTCTTGCTGCAACTGTTCGCCCGCGTCTACGGCACGAACAACGTGAACAATTGCAGCTACTACTGCCACCAAGCGAGCGGCGTGGGGCTCACGAGCGTCACCGGCAGCGGCACCGCGACGATCACGCTCGAAGACCTCGACAGTAGCGACCTCATCTTTCTCATCGGCGGCAACCCGGCGAGCAACCACCCGCGGCTGATGACGACGCTCAAAGACCTCCGCCGCCGCGGGGGCGACGTGATCGTGGTGAACACGATCCGTGAGACGGGGCTCGTGAACTTCAGCGTGCCGAGCGATCCGCGGAGCTTGCTGTTTGGCTCCAAGATCGCCAGCCAGTACGTGCGGCCCCACATCGGCGGCGACCTGGCGCTGCTCACCGGTGTGGCCAAGCGGCTTCTCGAGCGGGGCGAGCACGCCGAGGCGTTCCTCGGCGAGAACTGCAAGGGCTGGCCGGAGCTGCGCGACCGCCTCAGCGCCACCACGTGGGAGGAAATCCTTTCGCGCAGCGGCGCGGAACGCTCGGCGATCGACGAGATGGCCGACCGCTACGCGCGGGCCAAACGGGTGGTGTTCGCCTGGACCATGGGCATTACGCACCACGCGCACGGCGTAGAGAACGTGCAGGCGATCGCCAACCTGGCGCTGATGCGCGGCATGGTGGGCAAGCCGGGCGCCGGCTTGATGCCGATCCGTGGCCACTCGAACGTGCAGGGAATCGGATCGGTGGGCGTGACGCCGCGGCTCAAAGAGGCCGTGTTCGAGCGTCTCGAGAGCCACTTTGGCCTTGAGCTCCCGACGACCGAGGGACGTGACACGATGGCGTGCATCGAGGGCGCCGCGGCGGGGGAGCTGAAGATGGGCTTCTGCCTGGGGGGCAACCTCTATGGGTCGAACCCCGACTCGGCCTACGCGGCCAAAGCGCTGCAGAACCTCGACACGGCGGTCTACCTGAGCACCACGCTCAACACAGGCCACGCCCACGGCACGGCGCGGGAAACCATCATCTTGCCGGTGCTGGCCCGCGACGAGGAGCCGCAGGCGACCACCCAGGAGTCGATGTTCAACTTCGTGCGACTGAGCGACGGCGGCCCGCGGCGTCTCGAGGGGCCGCGGAGTGAGGTGGAGGTCATCGCACAGATCGCCGAGGCGGCTCTTCGCGATCGCCCCAAGGGCGATGCGGCGCCGATCGACTGGGCCTCGATGCGCGACACGGGCCGCATCCGCGAGGCGATCGCCGCGATCGTGCCGGGCTACGAGCGGATCGCCGAGATCGGTCGCACGAAGCAGGAGTTCCAGATCGCCGGCCGCACGTTCCACGAGCCGCGATTCGCCACCGCAACCGGCAAGGCGCAACTGCACACGCACGCGTTGCCCGAATTGGCGGGGCGGGGCGACGGAGAGATCCGGCTGATGACGATCCGCAGCGAGGGGCAGTTCAACACGGTCGTTTACGAGGAGCACGACCTGTACCGCAACGTGCCGAGCCGCGACGTGGTGCTGCTCCACCCACAGGACATCGAGCGGCTGGGGCTCAAGGGTGGGGACCGGGTGACGGTTCGCGGGCCGGCGGGAGCACTGGGGGCGGTGCGGGTCCACCCGTTCGAGGAGATCCGCCCCGGCAACGGGGCGATGTATTATCCCGAGGCGAACGCCCTGGTGGGCCGCGGGGTCGACCCGTCGAGCAAGACCCCGGCCTTCAAGTGCGTGGTGGTGACCGTCACGCCCGAGCTGGCGATCGTCTGA
- a CDS encoding DUF202 domain-containing protein: MSNAPSENATLRDHLAVERTRLANERTLLAYLRTAIMLAASGATLIKFAGPTDEAGWLLGVVLLLGSLAVAMIGGKRFVRVRSELSI, from the coding sequence GTGAGCAATGCCCCCAGCGAGAATGCGACGCTCCGTGACCACCTGGCGGTGGAACGGACCCGGCTCGCGAACGAGCGGACTTTGCTCGCCTACCTGCGGACGGCGATCATGCTGGCCGCTTCGGGCGCGACGCTCATCAAGTTCGCAGGCCCTACCGACGAAGCGGGCTGGCTGCTCGGCGTCGTGCTCCTGCTGGGCAGCCTTGCTGTAGCGATGATCGGCGGCAAGCGTTTCGTGCGTGTCCGCTCCGAGCTGTCGATCTAG
- a CDS encoding sulfotransferase domain-containing protein: MASLTRYAAYLHYATGRARRLFIHIPKNAGVAIRKSPLLRGRLVACEPGFYRCRGYYQRLRRTMDAAGEHHGLHHARLRDVAPSVRRRLRPVAVVRNPWARVVSRYRFARMAMRNQKTRQNYAAGSFEAFLEERHEFGNRDLYWHRAIRGWYPQVDYLVDDSGDMAADVLRQETLGGEARRYFGLDEDLQPRNITTGKLKPYQDFYTPRTLQIVADWYEADLETFGFDFDTGAKKNCFFAADETGDQDDGDQAPSTETLPLRKAA, encoded by the coding sequence ATGGCCTCGCTGACTCGCTACGCCGCTTACCTGCACTACGCCACCGGCCGGGCCCGGCGGCTGTTTATCCATATCCCCAAGAACGCCGGGGTGGCGATCCGCAAATCGCCCCTGCTGCGTGGGCGCCTCGTGGCGTGTGAGCCAGGGTTCTACCGCTGCCGCGGTTACTACCAACGGCTCCGCCGCACCATGGACGCCGCCGGAGAGCACCACGGCCTGCACCACGCCCGCCTGCGCGACGTGGCGCCGTCGGTCCGCCGCCGCTTGCGGCCGGTGGCCGTGGTCCGCAACCCCTGGGCACGGGTCGTCTCGCGGTACCGCTTTGCGCGGATGGCGATGCGCAATCAGAAGACACGCCAGAACTACGCAGCCGGTTCGTTCGAGGCGTTCCTCGAAGAGCGGCACGAGTTTGGCAACCGCGATCTTTACTGGCACCGCGCGATCCGCGGCTGGTACCCCCAGGTCGACTACCTCGTCGATGATTCGGGCGATATGGCCGCCGACGTGCTGCGACAAGAGACGCTCGGCGGCGAGGCTCGGCGGTATTTCGGGCTCGACGAAGACCTTCAGCCAAGGAACATCACCACCGGCAAGCTGAAGCCGTACCAAGACTTCTACACGCCGCGCACGCTTCAGATCGTCGCCGACTGGTACGAGGCGGACCTCGAGACGTTCGGTTTCGATTTCGACACCGGCGCCAAGAAGAATTGCTTCTTTGCGGCCGACGAGACGGGCGACCAAGATGACGGCGACCAGGCCCCGTCGACCGAGACTCTCCCCTTGAGAAAAGCCGCGTGA
- a CDS encoding DUF2254 domain-containing protein: protein MRTWIANLWLAATSGFWFLPTMMLLAGAALAVLGPMADREWGDWVPASLETTPTTARATLAALCGAMITITGVVCSTTVVAISITSAQLGPRLLRNFLGQSVTQATIGVCLGTSVYCLLLLRWVDKYEGTAFVPQMSVLLASLLSLATLLMIVYFIHRVAHSMQSHNVASDVAHDLDAAVDRLFPESIGDEASDDCDEDQKDPKRQRAEDRDKDEERHEQEAWRREWETFDEAEIDTVTFDKDGYLQAIDMDGLMTVAKRRDVCLRLRARPGDFVRSEEVLLESMPADRLKEDDLQRLHGSFLLGNQRTTQQDVECAVNELVEVAVRALSPGVNDPFTAITCVDRLGGVLRRLARRKLPSGVRADDDGEPRVVARPRRFDTILSAAFDQIRQNSVSVVSVSLRLLEALEAIDRSVVRQGDRVAIARQADLVLEGARSAGLTEADLKDLEERRSRFGQQQG from the coding sequence ATGCGCACCTGGATCGCCAACCTGTGGCTGGCAGCCACGTCGGGCTTCTGGTTCTTGCCCACCATGATGTTGCTTGCCGGGGCGGCGTTGGCGGTCCTGGGGCCGATGGCCGACCGGGAGTGGGGCGACTGGGTACCGGCGTCGCTCGAGACCACGCCCACCACCGCCCGGGCGACGCTCGCCGCCTTGTGCGGGGCGATGATCACCATCACCGGCGTCGTCTGCTCGACGACGGTCGTGGCGATCTCGATCACCTCCGCCCAACTCGGCCCGCGGCTGCTGAGGAACTTCCTCGGGCAGTCGGTCACCCAGGCGACCATCGGCGTTTGCCTGGGGACGAGCGTCTACTGCCTGCTGCTGCTCAGGTGGGTCGACAAGTACGAAGGCACAGCGTTCGTGCCGCAGATGTCGGTGCTGCTCGCCAGCCTGCTGAGCCTCGCCACGCTGCTGATGATCGTCTACTTCATCCACCGCGTGGCCCACTCGATGCAGTCGCACAACGTGGCGTCGGACGTGGCGCACGACCTCGACGCGGCGGTCGATCGGCTGTTCCCTGAGTCGATCGGCGACGAGGCCAGCGACGACTGCGACGAAGACCAAAAGGACCCCAAGCGTCAGCGGGCCGAGGACCGTGACAAGGACGAGGAGCGGCACGAGCAAGAGGCGTGGCGGCGGGAGTGGGAGACCTTCGACGAGGCGGAGATCGACACCGTGACGTTCGACAAAGACGGCTACCTGCAGGCGATCGACATGGATGGCTTGATGACCGTGGCCAAGCGCCGCGATGTCTGCCTGCGGCTGCGGGCCCGGCCGGGCGATTTTGTCCGCAGCGAGGAGGTGCTGCTCGAGTCGATGCCGGCCGATCGGCTCAAAGAAGACGACCTCCAGCGGCTGCACGGCTCGTTCCTGCTAGGCAACCAACGGACCACCCAGCAAGACGTGGAGTGCGCGGTCAACGAACTGGTCGAGGTGGCGGTGCGAGCGCTCTCGCCGGGCGTGAACGACCCGTTCACGGCGATCACCTGCGTCGACAGGCTCGGCGGGGTGCTGCGACGGCTGGCGCGGCGCAAGCTCCCGTCGGGCGTGCGGGCCGACGACGACGGCGAGCCGCGGGTGGTGGCCCGGCCGCGCCGGTTCGACACGATCCTCTCGGCGGCGTTCGACCAGATCCGCCAAAACAGCGTGTCCGTGGTGTCGGTTAGCCTGAGGCTGCTGGAGGCCTTGGAGGCGATCGATCGGTCGGTTGTGCGGCAAGGCGACCGCGTCGCGATCGCTCGGCAAGCCGACTTGGTGCTCGAAGGGGCTCGCTCGGCGGGGCTCACCGAGGCAGATCTGAAAGACCTGGAGGAGCGCCGCAGCCGCTTCGGGCAACAGCAAGGCTAG
- a CDS encoding DUF1559 family PulG-like putative transporter, whose product MAQRAAPALSCNQAGRPGGFTLVELLVVIAIIGLLVALLLPAVQAAREAARVTQCKNNLHQVSLAILQHETALGALPSGGWGGSWIGDPDAGVGPRQPGGWIFQSAPFMEGQAAFAVGPGLINEERRAALAALSQVVVPSLTCPSRREARIYPSLDLACFNYNPVEWSAKTDYAANGGASPCTGSGPRPVYPLVNSDCRGQYPNCEWEFDKVWLDRYWNGVVGDHIGARLSQITDGTSKTLLVGEKWLHVLYYQQVTVDAEYDNATNKSPHDNPGDNSPLYVGFDYDNLRAAGAAPQRDIDYIYSHPQQDKKGAHYRDRFGGPHVAGFMVARCDGSVTSIGFDVDSTVWLRLGVRNDGEL is encoded by the coding sequence GTGGCGCAAAGAGCCGCCCCAGCGTTATCGTGCAATCAGGCCGGGCGGCCGGGCGGCTTCACGCTCGTCGAGTTGCTCGTGGTGATCGCGATCATCGGCTTGCTGGTGGCGCTCCTGCTGCCGGCCGTGCAGGCGGCCCGCGAGGCGGCCCGCGTGACGCAGTGCAAGAACAACCTGCACCAGGTCTCCCTGGCGATCTTGCAGCACGAAACAGCGCTGGGCGCCTTGCCCTCGGGGGGCTGGGGCGGGTCGTGGATCGGCGACCCCGACGCCGGCGTCGGCCCCCGCCAGCCGGGCGGTTGGATCTTTCAGTCGGCGCCGTTTATGGAGGGCCAAGCCGCGTTCGCCGTCGGCCCGGGGCTGATCAACGAAGAACGCCGCGCGGCTCTCGCCGCGCTCTCCCAGGTCGTGGTTCCCTCGCTCACCTGCCCCAGCCGTCGCGAGGCTCGGATCTACCCCTCACTCGACTTGGCCTGCTTCAACTACAACCCCGTCGAGTGGTCCGCCAAAACCGACTACGCGGCCAACGGCGGTGCCTCGCCCTGCACCGGCAGCGGACCGCGGCCGGTTTACCCGCTCGTCAACTCCGACTGTCGTGGTCAGTACCCTAATTGCGAATGGGAGTTCGACAAGGTGTGGCTCGACCGGTACTGGAACGGCGTGGTCGGCGATCACATCGGCGCCCGGCTGTCGCAGATCACCGATGGCACGAGCAAAACGCTGTTGGTGGGGGAGAAGTGGCTTCACGTGCTCTATTACCAGCAGGTGACGGTCGACGCCGAATACGACAACGCAACGAACAAGTCGCCGCACGACAACCCCGGCGACAACAGCCCGCTCTACGTCGGCTTCGACTACGACAACCTGCGGGCGGCGGGGGCTGCGCCCCAGCGTGACATCGACTACATCTACTCGCACCCGCAGCAAGACAAGAAGGGCGCCCACTACCGCGACCGCTTCGGCGGCCCCCACGTGGCGGGCTTTATGGTCGCTCGTTGCGACGGCTCGGTCACGAGCATCGGGTTCGATGTCGACTCGACGGTTTGGCTCCGCCTCGGCGTGCGGAACGACGGCGAGTTGTAG
- a CDS encoding REP-associated tyrosine transposase, translating to MDQAEAVTNYRRARIEGGTYFFTVITHERRPFLASPLARSALRQAIRSVRSHRPFTIDAIVLLPDHLHTVWTLPRGDDDYSTRWRQIKSLFTKAWLRSGGDEGDRSVSRQVKGERGVWHRRMFEHACRDEADMKRCVDYLHANPLKHGLVSLTRDWPWSSFHRCVRLGEYPADWGSAAEWYGDEWAAYE from the coding sequence GTGGACCAAGCCGAAGCCGTGACCAATTACCGCCGCGCCCGTATCGAAGGAGGCACTTACTTCTTCACGGTGATCACGCACGAGCGGCGCCCCTTCTTGGCTTCGCCGCTGGCGCGATCGGCCTTGCGACAAGCGATTCGCTCCGTGCGGTCCCATCGGCCCTTCACGATCGACGCGATCGTGCTGCTGCCCGATCACCTGCACACGGTCTGGACGCTCCCCCGCGGAGACGACGACTACTCGACAAGATGGCGGCAGATCAAATCGCTCTTCACAAAGGCCTGGCTCCGCAGCGGGGGAGACGAGGGCGACAGGAGTGTGAGCCGGCAGGTCAAAGGCGAACGAGGCGTGTGGCACAGGCGAATGTTCGAGCACGCCTGCCGCGACGAAGCCGACATGAAGAGGTGTGTCGACTACCTGCACGCCAATCCGCTCAAGCATGGCCTTGTGAGCCTCACACGCGACTGGCCGTGGTCGTCATTCCACCGCTGCGTGCGGCTCGGCGAGTACCCGGCCGATTGGGGCTCGGCCGCCGAGTGGTACGGCGATGAGTGGGCGGCGTACGAGTAG